From Triticum urartu cultivar G1812 chromosome 2, Tu2.1, whole genome shotgun sequence, a single genomic window includes:
- the LOC125534107 gene encoding ethylene-responsive transcription factor 1B-like codes for MEQHFAGTFPPGSYHQHRCYNAAAAAPSSDYDTSDMDDMTFLSTLLEFTDHASCSDPSLSSSSSSSDMTGVGAAAPHVPAGSSSPKRRGHHAPAAMPIANDFIGVRTRPWGKYAAEIRDSTRNGARVWLGTFGSPEAAAMAYDQAAFSARGDAAVLNFPVQRVRESLRALALGAVVGSPVLALKRRHRMRRRSPNKRPVKQQRRVAAVQEAARSATTGAVVLEDLGAEYLEELLRVSEPPMDHFHTTATASS; via the coding sequence ATGGAGCAGCATTTCGCCGGCACCTTCCCGCCGGGATCATACCACCAGCACCGCTGCTAcaacgccgccgccgctgcaccGTCGTCTGACTACGACACGAGCGACATGGACGACATGACCTTCCTCAGCACCCTCTTGGAGTTCACGGATCATGCCTCCTGCTCCGACCCCTCTCTCTCTTCAAGCTCGTCATCCTCCGACATGACGGGCGTCGGGGCTGCCGCGCCACATGTGCCCGCGGGCAGCAGCTCGCCGAAGCGCCGCGGTCACCATGCCCCCGCGGCCATGCCCATTGCCAATGACTTCATCGGGGTGCGCACGCGCCCGTGGGGCAAGTACGCGGCCGAGATCCGGGACTCGACGCGGAACGGCGCCCGCGTGTGGCTCGGCACCTTCGGCAGCCCCGAGGCGGCCGCCATGGCCTACGACCAGGCCGCCTTCTCCGCGCGCGGCGACGCGGCCGTGCTCAACTTCCCCGTCCAGCGCGTCCGGGAGTCGCTCCGCGCGCTCGCGCTCGGCGCCGTCGTGGGCTCGCCCGTGCTCGCGCTCAAGCGCCGCCACCGCATGCGCAGGCGTTCGCCCAACAAGAGGCCCGTGAAGCAGCAGCGCCGGGTTGCCGCCGTGCAGGAGGCAGCCCGGTCTGCGACGACCGGTGCGGTGGTGCTGGAGGACCTCGGCGCCGAGTACCTGGAGGAGCTCCTCCGGGTGTCCGAGCCGCCCATGGATCATTTCCACACAACGGCGACGGCGTCGTCCTGA